The following are encoded together in the Thunnus albacares chromosome 7, fThuAlb1.1, whole genome shotgun sequence genome:
- the LOC122985729 gene encoding DEP domain-containing protein 7-like isoform X2: MASIKERAAALNLAEKLCVRPQAHGVASKPVQSSSLWSSLISHLRSTVTVKRRRVHLKSHSDCFLGSEAVDVVAEHINHVKGFEGATVSRDKVVLVCQALLDCNVFEAVGTKVFGRDKKQDLFQDSKSALYRFVNVHTPSVDELERGMLVNGIQKLFCSAPSDRQEEQTVPTGSHVPMSTPVKFTQMCIKANQVDTPVSASLSLEPMVDSLSLSPSRAQTDSVLPQSLVDEVWQEQTLLRLLNLVELPLLEGVLQCIQTPPSSPPSHLLAHSNPDLIYSSNHLDRQILKAFRDSQEDEWLCAALDCLDFLPDQPVVELSRELPHCFPRDQESCEQVPADSSSTQDGGNNCDEECKLLLYGTLVKHYSHTDRPPLLPQHMTDIYTAITDLLVNAKLGTALEALQLCLKLLSSSCREELRRLLSFMALAADPQGIKLDKEMENRLAVKCSFSRAVLHCKALSKEKEDLMVVFMLSNIKEIFKIPGALHKGVSDKLASLVQGKQPDVTDILNH; the protein is encoded by the exons ATGGCTTCAATTAAGGAAAGAGCAGCGGCGTTGAACCTTGCAGAGAAACTGTGTGTGCGTCCTCAAG CTCATGGTGTGGCCAGCAAACCAGTCCAGTCTTCCTCCTTGTGGAGTAGCCTCATCTCCCACCTCAGGTCCACCGTGACAGTGAAGCGTAGACGAGTCCACCTGAAGTCCCACAGTGACTGTTTCCTGGGCTCAGAGGCTGTGGATGTGGTGGCAGAACACATAAATCATGTGAAAGGCTTTGAGG gTGCTACCGTATCACGGGACAAAGTGGTGTTGGTGTGCCAGGCTCTGCTTGACTGCAATGTCTTTGAGGCAGTGGGAACCAAAGTGTTTGGCAGAGACAAGAAGCAGGATTTGTTTCAGGACAGCAAAAGTGCTCTTTATAG gTTTGTAAATGTGCATACTCCTTCAGTTGATGAGCTGGAGAGAGGTATGCTTGTGAACGGGATCCAAAAACTCTTCTGCAGTGCTCCTTCAGACAG GCAGGAAGAGCAGACAGTTCCCACCGGGTCACATGTTCCAATGTCTACCCCTGTCAAATTCACTCAGATGTGCATAAAAGCCAACCAAGTGGACACTCCTGTCAGTGCCAGCCTGTCACTGGAGCCCATGGTGGACAGTCTGAGTCTGAGTCCTAGCAGAGCACAGACAGACTCTGTTTTACCACAATCAT TGGTAGATGAGGTGTGGCAGGAGCAGACTCTGCTGAGGCTGTTAAACCTGGTGGAGCTTCCCCTGCTGGAAGGGGTGCTTCAGTGCATCCAAACCCCACCCTCTTCCCCTCCATCACACCTGCTGGCTCACAGTAACCCAGACCTGATCTATAGCAGCAACCACCTGGACAGACAGATCCTCAAGGCCTTCAGGGACTCTCA GGAGGATGAGTGGCTCTGTGCAGCTCTGGACTGTCTGGACTTCCTCCCTGACCAGCCGGTGGTGGAGCTGAGCAGAGAGCTGCCTCACTGTTTCCCTCGAGATCAGGAGAGCTGTGAGCAAGTGccagctgacagcagcagcacccAAGATGGAG GTAATAATTGTGATGAGGAGTGCAAGCTGCTGTTGTATGGGACACTGGTCAAACACTACAGCCACACAGACAGACCTCCACTGCTGCCCCAGCACATGACTGACATCTACACAGCCATCACTGACCTGCTTG TGAATGCAAAGTTGGGCACGGCTCTTGAAGCTCTGCAGCTGTGTCTGAAGCTGCTGTCATCCAGCTGCAGAGAGGAGCTGCGCAGGCTGCTTTCATTCATGGCTCTGGCAGCTGACCCACAAGGGATAAAACTGGACAAGGAG ATGGAGAACAGATTGGCAGTGAAGTGCTCTTTCTCCAGGGCAGTCCTCCACTGCAAAGCTCTCTCAAAGGAGAAAGAGGACCTGATGGTGGTCTTCATGCTCAGCAACATAAAGGAAATCTTTAAg ATACCAGGGGCTCTGCACAAAGGAGTGAGTGACAAGCTGGCCAGCCTGGTACAGGGGAAGCAGCCCGATGTGACTG ATATCTTGAATCACTGA
- the LOC122985729 gene encoding DEP domain-containing protein 7-like isoform X1, producing the protein MASIKERAAALNLAEKLCVRPQAHGVASKPVQSSSLWSSLISHLRSTVTVKRRRVHLKSHSDCFLGSEAVDVVAEHINHVKGFEGATVSRDKVVLVCQALLDCNVFEAVGTKVFGRDKKQDLFQDSKSALYRFVNVHTPSVDELERGMLVNGIQKLFCSAPSDRQEEQTVPTGSHVPMSTPVKFTQMCIKANQVDTPVSASLSLEPMVDSLSLSPSRAQTDSVLPQSLVDEVWQEQTLLRLLNLVELPLLEGVLQCIQTPPSSPPSHLLAHSNPDLIYSSNHLDRQILKAFRDSQEDEWLCAALDCLDFLPDQPVVELSRELPHCFPRDQESCEQVPADSSSTQDGGNNCDEECKLLLYGTLVKHYSHTDRPPLLPQHMTDIYTAITDLLVNAKLGTALEALQLCLKLLSSSCREELRRLLSFMALAADPQGIKLDKEMENRLAVKCSFSRAVLHCKALSKEKEDLMVVFMLSNIKEIFKIPGALHKGVSDKLASLVQGKQPDVTGSVLCQQVSSRTCTDSTKTTTNQELWTLLNSIHLDTKISTKERKRLLRQFYQAHPQIFNHYFGESAVSVL; encoded by the exons ATGGCTTCAATTAAGGAAAGAGCAGCGGCGTTGAACCTTGCAGAGAAACTGTGTGTGCGTCCTCAAG CTCATGGTGTGGCCAGCAAACCAGTCCAGTCTTCCTCCTTGTGGAGTAGCCTCATCTCCCACCTCAGGTCCACCGTGACAGTGAAGCGTAGACGAGTCCACCTGAAGTCCCACAGTGACTGTTTCCTGGGCTCAGAGGCTGTGGATGTGGTGGCAGAACACATAAATCATGTGAAAGGCTTTGAGG gTGCTACCGTATCACGGGACAAAGTGGTGTTGGTGTGCCAGGCTCTGCTTGACTGCAATGTCTTTGAGGCAGTGGGAACCAAAGTGTTTGGCAGAGACAAGAAGCAGGATTTGTTTCAGGACAGCAAAAGTGCTCTTTATAG gTTTGTAAATGTGCATACTCCTTCAGTTGATGAGCTGGAGAGAGGTATGCTTGTGAACGGGATCCAAAAACTCTTCTGCAGTGCTCCTTCAGACAG GCAGGAAGAGCAGACAGTTCCCACCGGGTCACATGTTCCAATGTCTACCCCTGTCAAATTCACTCAGATGTGCATAAAAGCCAACCAAGTGGACACTCCTGTCAGTGCCAGCCTGTCACTGGAGCCCATGGTGGACAGTCTGAGTCTGAGTCCTAGCAGAGCACAGACAGACTCTGTTTTACCACAATCAT TGGTAGATGAGGTGTGGCAGGAGCAGACTCTGCTGAGGCTGTTAAACCTGGTGGAGCTTCCCCTGCTGGAAGGGGTGCTTCAGTGCATCCAAACCCCACCCTCTTCCCCTCCATCACACCTGCTGGCTCACAGTAACCCAGACCTGATCTATAGCAGCAACCACCTGGACAGACAGATCCTCAAGGCCTTCAGGGACTCTCA GGAGGATGAGTGGCTCTGTGCAGCTCTGGACTGTCTGGACTTCCTCCCTGACCAGCCGGTGGTGGAGCTGAGCAGAGAGCTGCCTCACTGTTTCCCTCGAGATCAGGAGAGCTGTGAGCAAGTGccagctgacagcagcagcacccAAGATGGAG GTAATAATTGTGATGAGGAGTGCAAGCTGCTGTTGTATGGGACACTGGTCAAACACTACAGCCACACAGACAGACCTCCACTGCTGCCCCAGCACATGACTGACATCTACACAGCCATCACTGACCTGCTTG TGAATGCAAAGTTGGGCACGGCTCTTGAAGCTCTGCAGCTGTGTCTGAAGCTGCTGTCATCCAGCTGCAGAGAGGAGCTGCGCAGGCTGCTTTCATTCATGGCTCTGGCAGCTGACCCACAAGGGATAAAACTGGACAAGGAG ATGGAGAACAGATTGGCAGTGAAGTGCTCTTTCTCCAGGGCAGTCCTCCACTGCAAAGCTCTCTCAAAGGAGAAAGAGGACCTGATGGTGGTCTTCATGCTCAGCAACATAAAGGAAATCTTTAAg ATACCAGGGGCTCTGCACAAAGGAGTGAGTGACAAGCTGGCCAGCCTGGTACAGGGGAAGCAGCCCGATGTGACTG gctctgtgctcTGTCAGCAGGTCTCCAGCAGGACTTGCACTGACTCTACAAAGACGACCACCAACCAGGAACTGTGGACTCTGCTGAACAGCATCCACCTGGACACCAAGATCTCAACCAAGGAGAGAAAGCGCCTGCTCAGACAGTTTTACCAAGCCCACCCACAGATATTTAACCATTACTTTGGTGAATCTGCTGTTAGTGTGCTGTAA
- the tcp11l1 gene encoding T-complex protein 11-like protein 1, whose translation MPKEADHLERGGDKEAKEERAQDASEETVRKRVRANTPSPHRGITPQASPPRFVSVEELMETAKGVTNMTLAHEIVVNQAFQVKPAELPEGSLERRVKEIMHRAFWDCLEAQLKEDPPSYDHAIKLLAEIKETLLSFLLPGHGRLRSHIEEVLDLPLIHQQAENGALDIGQLSQFIVGMMGSLCAPCRDQDINKLKEIADIVPLLKAIFSTLDLMKMDMANFAVSSIRPHLMQQSAEYERNKFQEFLEKQPNALDYTEKWLEDTVRCLREAGTDGSSAASSHPPSLLPLNVHNHAYLRLLRWDHASDPFPETVLMDQVRFQEMQQEAEQLVLLSSVLLIVYTTTGEAISGLPGLMETLKNTVNIMLADMHTPSFSAQDALATIGEKLCVELSQCLSQHGYSPFSADRKSTLKGQILATIQPDNTVRKLMDSRVQTYLLASLESSKHKTPPPLPGGLAPVSRELKELAVRFSRLVNFNKLVFSPFYQKILQTILTPEECSSTET comes from the exons ATGCCAAAGGAGGCAGACCACcttgagagaggaggagacaaggAGGCGAAGGAGGAGAGGGCGCAGGATGCTTCGGAGGAGACGGTGAGGAAGAGGGTCCGGGCAAATACTCCGAGCCCGCACAGAGGGATCACCCCACAAG CCAGCCCTCCCAGGTTTGTGTCTGTGGAGGAGCTGATGGAGACGGCTAAAGGAGTCACCAACATGACTCTGGCCCATGAAATAGTGGTCAACCAGGCTTTTCAAGTCAAACCTGCAGAGCTTCCTGAAGGAAG TTTGGAGCGCAGAGTGAAGGAGATTATGCACAGAGCATTCTGGGATTGTTTGGAAGCTCAGTTGAAGGAGGACCCGCCGTCGTATGACCATGCCATTAAGCTGCTGGCTGAGATCAAAGAG ACACTGCTGTCTTTCTTGCTGCCGGGCCATGGACGTCTGCGGTCCCATATTGAGGAGGTTCTGGACCTGCCTCTAATCCATCAGCAGGCTGAGAATGGAGCACTTGACATTGGTCAATTGTCCCAGTTCATTGTTGGGATGATGGGCTCACTGTGCGCCCCCTGCAGGGACCAGGACATCAATAAGCTGAAGGAGATTGCCGATATTGTGCCTTTGCTCAA GGCCATATTCTCCACATTGGACCTGATGAAGATGGACATGGCTAACTTTGCAGTTAGCAGCATCAGGCCTCATCTGATGCAGCAGTCAGCTGAGTATGAGAGGAACAAGTTCCAGGAGTTTCTGGAAAAACAACCCA ATGCCTTAGACTACACTGAGAAGTGGCTTGAGGACACAGTTAGATGCCTGAGAGAGGCTGGGACGGATGGTTCTAGTGCTGCCTCATCTCACCCTCCTTCACTCCTCCCCCTTAATGTTCATAATCATGCCTATCTGCGCCTGCTGAGGTGGGACCACGCCTCGGACCCCTTCCCAGAG ACAGTGCTGATGGATCAGGTTCGGTTCCAGGAGATGCAGCAGGAGGCTGAGCAGTTAGTGTTGCTCTCCTCTGTGCTCCTCATCGTCTACACTACCACAGGAGAGGCCATCTCAGGCCTGCCGGGGCTGATGGAGACCcttaaaaacactgtcaacatcATGCTtgcagacatgcacacacc GTCTTTTAGTGCACAGGATGCCTTAGCAACCATCGGGGAGAAACTGTGTGTTGAGCTGAGTCAGTGTCTAAGCCAGCATGGCTACTCTCCATTCTCTGCTGACCGAAAGAGCACGCTGAAGGGGCAAATCTTAGCCACCATCCAGCCAGACAACACAGTCCGCAAGCTGATGG acTCTCGGGTTCAGACCTACCTCCTGGCTTCCCTGGAGTCCAGTAAACATaagacccctcctcctctcccaggAGGTCTGGCTCCAGTCAGCAGGGAGCTGAAAGAGCTTGCTGTTCGCTTCAGTCGCCTCGTCAATTTCAACAAGCTGGTCTTCTCCCCGTTCTACCAAAAGATTCTCCAGACAATCCTGACACCAGAGGAGTGTTCCAGCACAGAGACGTAA